From a region of the bacterium genome:
- a CDS encoding TonB-dependent receptor, whose translation MKQSTLLRLFLLLPCCLAFWFSDLPAGTTGKIAGKVIDRQTREPLIGVSVLVDGTTLGAATDARGEFFILNVPSGSHAVTFSYIGYEKLTQTEVIVHADRTTQLQAALTAALLEGEMITVTADRPVIEPDLTASEQIVTVREMERSWVRTVKEAIETQTGIITSPPSLAWTRGQTQTFIRGSSIVQAVYMLDNLSVNSGLLSDNYTGFNTSTIEQISLLTGGYNAEYGEGRSAVINIVTKEASAGLHGTVITRLRPAGKYHFGRNFYSQENYDYKFFDRNYWTQQSQDPNSGPFFGQNPDSLLAAWRSAITPNRTLAKYTERAEPEIEATLLGSLTDELSFLASGRYKKAVGIFPQPLAYNPEFNFQGYLNYRFSPAFKLRLGGFHGGYESADYPAVNFNTIESAQESAWLAPMRIDEQYARAKYNPEGAIYRQWPELRRWSQVYARVTHALNPKSFYEINLSYLRDKMDRSDRDHVIPDSLWARRDDQQKMINRFLDQGYFHTFTNNRSEIIQLKADYTNQLTAHHQLKTGLGFRRYDFSYRHFMGVYEGGNRWNLLNLFDGKPYEGNFYAQDKMEFPGLVVNAGLRLDFFHQNRSAPKNRYDPLAMQPTTPGHDPGKPLGYPGNPERERTKLQLALAPRLGISHPISEQSVLHFVYGHFYQRPSWTKMFGFPFVNYTEDMNTVFDPYADQITYMEEWQGWYGNADMGFERTIQYELGVDYNIADRLKLDLTGYYKDASREATVITGVYAAQYSTTKALMISNSGYSDVRGIETKLDTRWRGPFNLGASHDIYWSFSGEVGYRQLYEPGSPRVNVPKGLRQSEGYWSSFHRVKAWANLYVEPGRGPRLAGLRPLSDFNLNLYFWWRSGEPYTYHAPGDLSTKPNNRRWFSYYQTNLKASKGVRWAGLRAELSLEVRNLFDAKFLRLLYGDDLVRWHQNPNLPERERLPKNWFSGEDDEWEWYSYEVPPRQMYMQLRFEF comes from the coding sequence CGGCAAGATCGCCGGCAAGGTCATCGACCGTCAAACCAGAGAGCCGCTCATCGGCGTCAGCGTGCTGGTTGACGGCACGACGCTCGGGGCGGCCACCGACGCCAGGGGCGAGTTTTTCATCTTGAATGTGCCCTCCGGCAGCCATGCCGTCACTTTCTCCTACATCGGCTATGAGAAACTGACGCAGACTGAAGTGATCGTGCATGCCGACCGCACCACGCAGTTGCAGGCCGCACTGACCGCCGCGCTGCTGGAAGGCGAGATGATCACGGTCACCGCCGACCGGCCGGTGATCGAGCCGGATCTCACCGCCAGCGAGCAAATCGTCACGGTGCGCGAGATGGAAAGATCCTGGGTGCGCACGGTCAAAGAAGCGATCGAAACGCAAACCGGCATCATCACTTCACCGCCCTCGCTGGCGTGGACGCGCGGCCAGACACAAACCTTCATTCGCGGCAGTTCGATCGTGCAGGCCGTCTACATGCTCGACAATCTCAGCGTAAACAGCGGCCTGCTCTCCGACAATTACACCGGCTTCAACACCTCCACCATCGAGCAAATTTCGCTGCTCACCGGCGGTTACAATGCGGAATACGGCGAGGGTCGCTCCGCCGTCATCAACATCGTCACCAAAGAGGCCAGTGCGGGACTGCACGGCACAGTGATCACGCGGCTGCGGCCGGCGGGCAAGTATCACTTCGGCCGTAATTTCTACAGCCAAGAAAACTACGACTACAAATTCTTCGATCGCAATTACTGGACGCAGCAGTCGCAGGATCCGAACAGCGGGCCGTTTTTCGGGCAGAATCCTGATTCGCTGCTGGCGGCGTGGCGCAGCGCCATCACCCCGAACCGCACGCTGGCGAAATATACCGAGCGCGCCGAGCCCGAGATCGAGGCCACGCTGCTGGGTTCGCTGACGGACGAACTGAGCTTTCTCGCCTCCGGCCGCTACAAGAAAGCGGTCGGCATTTTTCCGCAGCCGCTGGCGTACAATCCCGAATTCAATTTTCAGGGCTATTTGAACTACCGCTTCTCGCCTGCGTTCAAGCTGCGGCTGGGCGGCTTCCACGGCGGCTATGAGAGCGCGGACTATCCCGCGGTGAATTTCAATACCATCGAGTCGGCGCAGGAATCGGCCTGGCTGGCGCCCATGCGCATCGATGAGCAATACGCGCGCGCCAAATACAATCCCGAGGGCGCGATCTACCGGCAATGGCCCGAGCTGCGGCGCTGGTCGCAGGTGTATGCCCGGGTGACCCACGCCCTCAATCCCAAGTCGTTTTATGAGATCAATCTCAGCTACCTGCGCGACAAGATGGATCGCTCCGATCGCGACCATGTCATTCCCGACAGCCTGTGGGCACGGCGCGATGACCAGCAGAAGATGATCAACCGCTTTCTCGACCAGGGCTATTTTCACACCTTCACCAACAATCGCAGCGAGATCATCCAGCTCAAGGCCGACTACACCAACCAGCTCACTGCGCACCATCAGTTGAAAACCGGGCTGGGCTTCCGGCGCTACGATTTCAGCTATCGCCATTTCATGGGCGTCTACGAAGGCGGCAATCGCTGGAATCTCCTGAACCTTTTCGACGGCAAGCCTTATGAAGGCAATTTCTATGCGCAGGACAAGATGGAGTTTCCCGGCCTGGTGGTGAATGCCGGTTTGCGCCTGGATTTCTTTCACCAGAACCGCTCGGCACCGAAAAACCGCTACGACCCGCTGGCGATGCAGCCCACCACACCCGGCCATGACCCGGGCAAACCACTGGGCTACCCCGGCAATCCCGAACGCGAGCGCACCAAGCTGCAGCTCGCGCTGGCACCGCGGCTGGGCATCTCGCATCCCATCAGCGAGCAATCGGTTCTGCATTTCGTCTACGGCCACTTCTATCAGCGGCCGTCGTGGACCAAGATGTTCGGCTTTCCCTTCGTCAATTACACGGAAGATATGAACACCGTGTTCGATCCCTACGCCGATCAGATCACCTACATGGAAGAATGGCAGGGCTGGTATGGCAATGCCGATATGGGCTTCGAACGCACGATTCAATACGAGTTGGGCGTCGACTACAACATCGCTGATCGCCTCAAGCTCGATCTCACCGGTTACTACAAGGATGCCAGCCGCGAAGCCACGGTAATCACCGGCGTGTATGCCGCGCAGTACAGCACCACCAAGGCGCTGATGATCAGCAACTCGGGTTACTCCGACGTGCGCGGCATCGAGACCAAGCTCGATACGCGCTGGCGCGGGCCGTTCAATCTCGGCGCCAGCCACGATATTTACTGGTCCTTCAGCGGGGAAGTGGGGTATCGCCAGTTGTATGAGCCGGGCTCCCCGCGAGTGAACGTGCCCAAGGGCTTGCGGCAAAGCGAAGGCTACTGGAGCAGCTTCCATCGCGTCAAGGCATGGGCAAATCTGTATGTCGAGCCGGGGCGCGGGCCGCGACTTGCCGGCCTCCGGCCGTTGAGCGATTTCAACCTCAACCTTTACTTCTGGTGGCGCAGCGGCGAGCCTTACACCTATCATGCGCCGGGTGATCTCTCCACCAAGCCCAACAACCGGCGCTGGTTCAGTTATTATCAAACCAACCTGAAGGCCAGCAAGGGCGTGCGCTGGGCCGGGCTGCGCGCCGAGCTCAGCCTGGAAGTCCGCAACCTGTTCGATGCGAAGTTCCTGCGCCTGCTCTACGGTGATGACCTGGTGCGCTGGCATCAGAATCCCAATTTGCCGGAACGCGAACGCCTGCCCAAGAATTGGTTTTCCGGCGAGGATGACGAGTGGGAGTGGTATTCCTACGAAGTGCCGCCGCGGCAGATGTACATGCAGTTGCGGTTTGAATTTTGA
- a CDS encoding dienelactone hydrolase family protein, translating into MGNFGQGEGEAQAVFAAGTLVYFGVGAQVRIASFADPQNPAVMAHLALSEKVADLTGVEIDGRQHLAVVGGPRLFLIDVDNPFAPQLAAALPLGGNGSGVTSRGTIVHVAAGEAGYKIFDAAVPALLASVDSLAYCASVALAGDVVAVAAGTRSHLLDTAQPARPVWLGKITAAAGAYQRYVGLHHGHAYVCDDHLGLQIFNVADPARPQFVAAAATGPRVARVVFAENLAYVANEEEGIRIFDISQPATPLPLGWIDTPGSAAALVFVADQEPPPPPILQEQVYDAGSLNYLLFRALDTRALREGKFPLLISLHGIGERGSDLQRLKADGLPRLLDGNNSFPFYVISPQCPARTEWYYDRTDTLVKKLIDKALTLYPVDRRRVYLTGYSMGGIGAWDLGIRYPNLFAALAPIASRGEEGWNVCAMAEIPVWAFHGERDTVVPLAAGLALVNRLRACGGEVTFTIYPNTGHDAWNRTYSNPQLYDWLLSKSR; encoded by the coding sequence TTGGGAAATTTTGGTCAGGGAGAGGGCGAGGCGCAGGCTGTTTTTGCCGCCGGCACGCTGGTGTATTTCGGCGTGGGCGCGCAAGTGCGGATCGCCAGCTTCGCCGATCCCCAGAATCCCGCCGTGATGGCCCACCTTGCGCTTTCTGAGAAGGTGGCGGATTTAACCGGCGTCGAGATCGACGGACGGCAGCACCTGGCAGTGGTGGGCGGGCCGCGGCTGTTCTTGATCGATGTTGATAATCCCTTTGCTCCCCAACTTGCTGCCGCCCTCCCACTCGGCGGCAACGGTAGCGGGGTGACCAGCCGCGGCACGATCGTGCACGTGGCTGCCGGTGAAGCAGGTTACAAGATTTTCGATGCCGCGGTTCCGGCCCTGCTGGCCAGCGTTGACTCTCTGGCCTATTGCGCGAGTGTTGCGCTCGCCGGTGACGTCGTGGCCGTGGCGGCCGGCACTCGTTCGCACCTGTTGGACACGGCGCAGCCGGCACGGCCGGTTTGGCTGGGCAAGATCACGGCGGCAGCGGGCGCGTACCAGCGCTATGTGGGCCTGCATCACGGCCATGCTTATGTCTGCGATGACCATTTGGGTCTGCAAATTTTCAACGTGGCAGATCCGGCGCGGCCGCAATTCGTCGCGGCCGCCGCCACCGGACCGCGGGTGGCACGAGTGGTCTTCGCCGAAAACCTGGCTTATGTCGCCAATGAGGAAGAGGGCATCCGCATTTTCGACATCTCGCAACCCGCGACGCCGCTGCCCTTGGGTTGGATCGACACGCCCGGCAGCGCCGCCGCGCTGGTTTTCGTGGCAGATCAGGAACCGCCACCGCCGCCCATTCTGCAAGAGCAAGTTTATGACGCGGGTTCGCTCAACTATCTCCTGTTTCGCGCGCTGGATACCCGCGCGCTGCGCGAGGGCAAATTTCCGTTGCTCATCTCGCTGCACGGCATCGGCGAACGCGGCAGTGATTTGCAGCGCTTGAAAGCCGACGGCTTGCCGCGCCTGCTGGACGGCAACAACAGTTTTCCCTTCTATGTCATCTCGCCGCAATGCCCGGCTCGCACGGAGTGGTATTATGACCGCACTGACACTTTGGTCAAAAAATTGATCGACAAAGCGCTCACGCTCTATCCGGTGGATCGCCGCCGCGTCTATCTCACCGGCTACAGCATGGGCGGCATCGGCGCCTGGGATTTGGGCATCCGCTATCCCAATCTGTTCGCCGCGCTCGCGCCCATTGCCAGCCGCGGCGAAGAAGGATGGAACGTCTGCGCCATGGCGGAAATTCCGGTGTGGGCCTTTCACGGCGAGCGCGATACGGTGGTGCCGCTCGCTGCCGGGCTCGCCCTGGTGAATCGTTTGCGCGCCTGCGGCGGTGAGGTGACCTTTACGATCTATCCCAACACCGGCCATGATGCCTGGAACCGGACCTACAGCAATCCGCAATTGTATGACTGGCTATTGAGCAAGAGTCGCTAG
- a CDS encoding PorV/PorQ family protein, with translation MKTASKAGALLAWWCLLAAAPGWSQVGIAPNDIERVGQSGWQFLKINSDPRQAAMGGAFTAISRGDANAVLGNPAALAHVAKYDLQLNTVRWIADINHQSAALAANWEGIGVFALSFVTLDYGDIPETVNSLIPGENRTEAVVTGSFFSARDLALGLSYGRRITDKLTLGGSVRWLHQEIAELNMTNWSLDFGTIYYTGFKSLCLAMSARNFGPDSHLTGWSEQYQAEPDDIRMPLDFRVGVAMDFFNRNAGRHALTVALDGDHPNDGPEKLHLGAEYNYEGKLAVRGGYRFNYDEQGLTLGAGLHYAFSNLSGSANYAFVDFGALSQVHMFSFGMAF, from the coding sequence ATGAAAACCGCAAGCAAAGCTGGTGCGCTGTTGGCGTGGTGGTGCCTGCTGGCCGCAGCGCCGGGCTGGAGTCAAGTCGGCATTGCCCCGAACGACATCGAGCGCGTGGGGCAGTCGGGCTGGCAGTTTTTGAAGATCAACAGCGACCCGCGGCAGGCAGCCATGGGCGGCGCATTCACCGCCATTTCCCGCGGCGACGCCAATGCCGTGCTCGGCAATCCCGCGGCGCTGGCGCACGTGGCAAAATACGATCTGCAGCTCAACACCGTCCGCTGGATCGCCGACATCAATCACCAGTCCGCGGCCCTGGCGGCGAATTGGGAGGGCATCGGCGTGTTCGCTTTGAGTTTTGTCACGCTCGACTACGGCGATATTCCCGAAACCGTGAACAGCCTCATTCCCGGTGAGAACCGCACCGAAGCGGTGGTGACAGGCAGCTTTTTCTCGGCGCGCGATTTGGCACTCGGCCTGAGCTATGGCCGCCGCATTACCGACAAGCTGACGCTCGGCGGCAGCGTGCGCTGGTTGCACCAGGAAATCGCCGAATTGAACATGACCAACTGGTCGCTGGATTTCGGCACGATTTACTACACCGGTTTCAAAAGCCTGTGCCTGGCCATGAGCGCGCGCAACTTCGGGCCGGATTCGCATTTGACCGGCTGGAGCGAGCAGTATCAGGCCGAGCCTGATGACATCCGCATGCCGCTTGATTTTCGCGTCGGCGTGGCGATGGATTTCTTCAACCGCAACGCCGGCCGGCATGCTCTCACCGTGGCGCTCGACGGCGATCATCCCAATGACGGCCCGGAGAAATTGCATCTCGGCGCGGAATACAACTACGAGGGCAAGCTCGCGGTGCGGGGCGGCTATCGCTTCAATTACGACGAGCAGGGCTTGACCCTGGGCGCGGGTCTGCACTATGCCTTCTCCAATCTCTCCGGCAGCGCCAACTATGCCTTTGTCGATTTCGGCGCGCTCTCACAGGTGCACATGTTCTCCTTTGGCATGGCATTCTAA